The following are encoded together in the Salvia hispanica cultivar TCC Black 2014 chromosome 6, UniMelb_Shisp_WGS_1.0, whole genome shotgun sequence genome:
- the LOC125194143 gene encoding protein CHROMATIN REMODELING 4-like isoform X1, with amino-acid sequence MKENGSENSTLLNRDWVLKRKRRKLPSGTDKSCDRGKIFRPVKFSSTTRLNNDQEEDDNLEQNSGKRKGNDGYYYECVVCELGGKLLCCDSCPRTYHLECLDPALKRIPTGRWECPTCLQQHSCAESMNNMDPVSKRARTKLIIRRSKTEAESSSTDKVAKTFDAPILRKKRNSDKGKSPASRQSRTTKKLDASSNHLVQLNPVQDVSVDASLSHDVNEKEQDSHALVQAQNRKAPITGSLSRKKKSKANADFTDVNPKASPEKFSPGREPVLSLEASSPAARKRKQKSCSNNNEKRLKMIKGKSGSEPSKKGLIKVSVRRSGTSKSKGKFKIAGEDTSATKKNIKASTAGVLPKDEDVTEDAAHNSLEAQVAVKVNVEQEIGTALHQVDRVIGCRVRGDNIDPGCNVVVNAGESPSTDSLVAEDVNKSEENFSFQRPLEGGDLAEDLQDAANCSDEGRKTENSMNKDKLQVYKRSATKEYKEKSVMDSISGEIEGSDSLVPENKCQDGNISCTDTAETSKKVLEDEKTDMVLDTCPSNDEDSDSQNPRILKDCQTDDASDDNGGKKEVEKSMRKNCVQKRKLVESCLTVSYEFLVKWVGKSHVHDTWIPESELKVLAKRKLENYKAKYGTATMNLCKEQWKKPQRLIATRSSADGATEAYVKWTCLPYDECTWERLDDPIIAKSSHLIDLFFRFERKTLENDATKLDSKQRRGDLQINEVINLTEQPKELVGGSLFPHQLEALNWLRKSWHKSRNVILADEMGLGKTVSACAFLSSLYFEFNATLPCLVLVPLSTMPNWMSEFALWAPELNVVEYHGNTKARAIIRQYEWHACNPAGSNEKSSSFKFNVLLTTYEMVLCDSSYLRGVPWEVLVVDEGHRLKNSSSKLFGLLNTFSFQHRVLLTGTPLQNNIGEMYNLLNFLQQDAFPSLALFEEKFNDLTTAEKVEELKKLVAPHMLRRLKKDAMQNIPPKIERVVPVELSSIQAEYYRAMLTKNYQILRNIGKGAPQQSMLNIVMQLRKVCNHPYLMPGTEPESGSVEFLHEMRIKASAKLTLLHSMLKLLHKEGHRVLIFSQMTKLLDILEDYLTIEFGPRTYERVDGSVSVTERQAAIARFNQDRTRFVFLLSTRSCGLGINLATADTVVIYDSDFNPHADIQAMNRAHRIGQSKRLLVYRLVVRASVEERILQLAKKKLMLDQLFVNKSGSQKEVEDILKWGTEELFGDSPSMAGKDGETNNNKDEAPAEVEPSSRRRTGGLGDVYKDKCADGSSKVVWDENAILKLLDRSNLQSGSPENAESGLENDMLGSVKSIEWNDEPVEEQAGTVADPSAINDASEHRFEKKVDNLVIINEENEWDKLLRVRWEKYQNEEEAALGRGKRLRKAVSYREAYVAHTTEAPHESGAEEEPEREPEPEREYTPAGRALKEKFAKLRARQKERLARRDDVTESLTPVQRPDGLVLIPNVHEDNQTAVESRSAEEKPTVNVEDNNHDQPVGRNSMTDSALRLGRMPKPNFNFPMDLPAMSTGRRLPELPWNYDQWQGTSSIEAMRNNLLPVVGLCAPNAPKNMEMLHRKVPRPYRQAKQGVGLDFPLPASCSASGPSNEISGKSNEVAQYMLPDLLPGTSQAPSKSDVPKYPSFTPHSLNIRKGKGTMENSGTAGGTFSEFQEKMLLPKLPFDEKLLPRYSIPGANLLSAAPDMFPSLSLGSRVAESSEAAHNNLPMLPFLPNLKFPPDPSKYNQQEQDMPPALGPSQMKPPFPSFPETHRKVLENLILRTGAGSNSLLKKKSKSDIWSEDELDYLWIGVRRHGRGNWESMIQDPRLRFSKYKTAEDLAARWEEEQLKILDGPGLPAPKLPVPSRSSNPPLSGISDAMMARAMHGACSDGMVARTLHGTKFNGPMKFHSHLTDMRLGLTGPPSAAPHVEPSDGPRVNWLLPYEFFAGNIERPFGSTGAPMESPFLLNSLGTNCLDSIAMQQRLKQRDAAGLGIVPGLNNAGSTDPACSNPVLDHNNIQNLSKSKGKEEAAGFASLKRKLPHWLQEAVNAPAKSPEPELPPTLSAIAQSVRVLYGEGSSQIPPFLVPGPPPPKPKDPLLRLKKKKKKKSHGPREDVASTSTAQGTSGSGFPMIEVDACMPGLSIETSQPSSSAPVSPKTCIAGLSPSPEALELVATCEPQKKQTERMEPEVDTVAREEESDHPVENVEEKAKEGSPGLEEPAGSGDSSKARSQLQLLADDGKEYVSSEETLSDHPDGCDEAKIMGPLSRY; translated from the exons ATGAAAGAAAATGGTTCAGAGAATAGTACCTTGCTTAATAGAGACTGGGTGTTGAAGCGCAAACGTAGGAAGCTACCATCCGGTACAGATAAGTCTTGTGACAGAGGGAAAATCTTCAGACCTGTAAAATTTTCATCCActactagattaaataatgaCCAGGAAGAGGACGATAATCTAGAGCAAAATTCAGGGAAGAGAAAAGGCAACGACGGG TATTATTACGAGTGTGTGGTCTGTGAGCTTGGTGGAAAGTTGCTATGTTGTGATAGCTGTCCCCGTACATATCATCTTGAATGTTTGGATCCCGCTTTGAAG CGCATTCCAACTGGTAGATGGGAATGTCCAACCTGCCTTCAGCAACATTCTTGTGCAGAGAGCATGAATAATATGGATCCTGTTTCGAAACGCGCACggacaaaattaattattcgtAGATCAAAGACTGAGGCTGAATCATCTTCAACTGACAAGGTAGCCAAGACATTTGATGCTCCCATTCTTCGGAAGAAAAGGAATTCAGATAAAGGAAAATCTCCTGCATCTCGCCAGAGCCGAACAACTAAGAAGTTGGATGCTTCCTCCAATCATTTAGTTCAGTTAAATCCAGTTCAAGATGTCTCTGTGGATGCTAGTTTATCTCATGATGTTAATGAAAAAGAGCAAGATTCTCATGCACTTGTACAAGCACAGAACAGGAAGGCTCCCATTACAGGATCATTGTCaaggaaaaagaaatcaaaagcTAATGCAGATTTTACTGACGTAAATCCCAAGGCATCTCCTGAAAAGTTTTCACCCGGAAGGGAACCTGTTCTTTCACTGGAAGCTTCTAGCCCAGCagcaagaaaaagaaaacaaaaatcgtGTTCCAACAATAATGAAAAGAGGCTTAAGATGATTAAGGGCAAATCTGGTTCTGAACCTTCTAAAAAAGGACTAATCAAAGTCAGTGTTCGACGTTCAGGCACTTCAAAATCAAAGGGAAAATTTAAGATAGCTGGTGAAGATACTTCCGCAACTAAGAAGAATATTAAAGCATCTACGGCTGGTGTTCTTCCAAAGGATGAg GACGTTACTGAAGATGCAGCACATAATTCACTCGAAGCACAAGTTGCTGTAAAAGTGAATGTTGAACAAGAGATTGGTACTGCACTACATCAG GTTGATCGTGTAATTGGTTGTCGAGTTCGTGGTGATAACATTGATCCCGGTTGTAATGTGGTGGTCAATGCTGGTGAATCTCCTTCAACAGATTCTTTGGTTGCAGAAGATGTGAATAAATCGGAAGAAAATTTTAGCTTCCAAAGGCCTTTGGAGGGAGGAGACTTAGCCGAGGATCTTCAGGATGCTGCAAATTGTTCTGATGAAGGGAGGAAGACAGAAAATAGTATGAATAAAGATAAGCTACAAGTATACAAAAGGTCAGCAACCAaagaatataaagaaaaaagtgtcATGGATTCCATAAGTGGAGAAATTGAAGGTTCTGATTCCTTGGTACCAGAAAACAAATGTCAAGATGGCAATATCTCATGCACCGATACAGCAGAAACTTCCAAGAAGGTCCTAGAAGATGAGAAGACTGATATGGTGTTAGACACTTGTCCAAGTAATGATGAAGATAGTGACAGTCAAAATCCTAGGATTTTAAAGGATTGTCAGACTGATGATGCCTCTGATGATAATGGTGGCAAAAAAGAGGTTGAAAAGAGCATGAGGAAGAACTGTGTTCAGAAAAGGAAACTTGTAGAGTCTTGTTTAACCGTCTCGTATGAGTTTCTGGTCAAGTGGGTTGGCAAATCTCATGTCCACGACACTTGGATTCCTGAATCTGAACTGAAAGTTCTAGCTAAGCGGAAACTGGAGAATTACAAGGCAAAGTATGGAACAGCCACAATGAACTTATGCAAGGAACAATGGAAGAAACCCCAAAGACTAATTGCTACAAGGTCCTCGGCAGATGGTGCAACTGAAGCATATGTAAAGTGGACATGTCTTCCTTATGATGAATGCACTTGGGAAAGACTGGATGACCCCATCATTGCAAAGTCAAGTCACTTGATTGATTTGTTCTTCAGGTTTGAAAGAAAAACGTTGGAGAATGATGCTACAAAGCTTGACTCTAAGCAAAGGAGGGGTGATCTACAAATAAATGAGGTCATTAATCTCACAGAACAGCCTAAAGAGTTGGTTGGAGGTTCTTTATTCCCACATCAGTTGGAAGCATTGAATTGGCTGCGCAAAAGTTGgcataaatcaagaaatgtgATACTTGCTGATGAAATGGGGCTTGGGAAGACCGTGTCGGCCTGTGCCTTCTTATCATCGCTGTATTTTGAGTTTAACGCTACACTTCCTTGTCTGGTCTTGGTACCTCTGTCTACAATGCCCAACTGGATGTCAGAATTTGCTCTCTGGGCGCCTGAGCTCAATGTTGTGGAATATCATGGTAACACAAAGGCAAGAGCCATTATACGTCAATATGAATGGCATGCTTGCAATCCTGCTGGATCAAATGAGAAGTCTTCTTCGTTCAAATTCAATGTTCTTTTGACTACTTATGAAATGGTTCTATGTGATTCCTCGTACCTACGTGGAGTTCCTTGGGAAGTTCTTGTGGTTGATGAGGGTCACCGACTAAAAAATTCTAGCAGTAAGCTGTTTGGTTTGTTGAATACGTTTTCCTTCCAGCATCGAGTACTGTTGACTGGTACTCCGCTTCAGAACAACATTGGGGAGATGTACAATCTGTTGAACTTTTTGCAGCAGGATGCATTTccttcacttgctttatttgAGGAGAAATTCAATGATCTAACAACTGCAGAGAAGGTGGAGGAATTGAAGAAACTCGTAGCTCCACATATGCTTCGGAGACTGAAAAAGGATGCTATGCAGAATATTCCCCCCAAGATAGAACGAGTGGTCCCTGTTGAGTTGTCATCTATTCAGGCAGAATATTATCGTGCTATGCTTACTAAGAATTACCAGATATTACGTAACATAGGGAAAGGCGCTCCTCAGCAATCAATGCTGAATATCGTTATGCAGTTAAGGAAGGTGTGCAATCATCCTTATCTCATGCCAGGCACTGAACCTGAATCCGGATCAGTGGAATTTCTTCATGAAATGAGAATAAAAGCATCTGCTAAGCTGACTCTGCTGCATTCTATGCTTAAACTATTACACAAAGAAGGCCACAGAGTTCTTATCTTTTCACAGATGACGAAATTGCTTGATATCCTTGAGGACTATTTGACTATAGAATTTGGACCTAGGACATATGAGAGGGTTGATGGCTCTGTTTCTGTGACTGAACGACAAGCTGCAATTGCACGTTTTAACCAAGACAGAACTCGATTTGTGTTCCTGTTATCAACACGGTCTTGTGGCCTTGGCATCAACTTGGCAACTGCTGATACTGTAGTTATATATGATTCGGACTTCAATCCACATGCAGATATCCAGGCTATGAATCGAGCACATAGAATAGGACAGTCCAAAAGACTTCTTGTTTACAGGCTTGTTGTGCGTGCAAGTGTTGAAGAGCGTATCTTGCAGCTTGCAAAGAAAAAGCTGATGCTTGACCAACTCTTCGTCAACAAATCTGGATCTCAGAAGGAGGTGGAAGACATCCTAAAGTGGGGCACAGAAGAACTTTTTGGTGATTCACCTTCCATGGCTGGAAAAGATGGTGAAACGAACAACAATAAAGATGAAGCACCTGCAGAGGTAGAACCAAGTAGTAGGAGGAGAACTGGTGGCCTTGGGGATGTATACAAAGACAAATGTGCTGATGGCAGTAGTAAGGTTGTATGGGATGAAAATGCCATTCTGAAACTGCTGGACCGTTCAAACCTTCAGTCTGGTTCACCAGAAAATGCCGAATCCGGATTAGAGAATGACATGCTTGGTTCAGTGAAG TCAATAGAATGGAATGATGAGCCTGTAGAAGAACAAGCTGGAACAGTAGCAGACCCTTCGGCAATCAATGATGCAAGTGAACATAGGTTTGAAAAGAAAGTTGACAATTTGGTCATCATTAATGAGGAAAATGAATGGGACAAGCTTCTGCGAGTTAG ATGGGAGAAATATCAGAATGAGGAGGAAGCAGCTCTTGGTCGTGGGAAACGCCTAAGAAAAGCTGTTTCTTACAGGGAGGCATACGTAGCTCATACTACTGAAGCACCGCATGAA AGTGGAGCTGAAGAGGAACCAGAGCGTGAACCAGAGCCTGAACGTGAGTACACTCCAGCAGGACGGGctctaaaagaaaaatt TGCCAAACTTCGTGCGAGACAAAAGGAAAGATTAGCCAGAAGGGATGATGTGACTGAATCTTTAACTCCAGTTCAGAGACCCGACGGTCTAGTCTTAATTCCTAATGTTCATGAAGACAATCAAACGGCTGTTGAATCTCGAAGTGCTGAAGAAAAACCTACAGTTAATGTGGAAGACAATAATCACGATCAACCGGTAGGACGCAACAGCATGACCGACTCAGCCTTAAGATTGGGAAGGATGCCAAAGCCAAACTTTAATTTCCCTATGGATCTTCCTGCAATGTCTACCGGACGGCGTCTTCCAGAACTGCCCTGGAATTATGATCAGTGGCAGGGCACTAGCTCTATAGAGGCTATGCGCAACAATTTGCTGCCAGTGGTAGGACTATGTGCGCCTAATGCTCCAAAAAATATGGAGATGCTGCACAGGAAAGTCCCAAGACCTTACCGACAAGCCAAGCAAGGGGTTGGACTAGATTTTCCCTTACCTGCTTCCTGTTCTGCCTCTGGCCCGTCAAATGAAATCAGTGGCAAAAGTAATGAGGTAGCTCAGTATATGTTGCCTGATCTTTTACCTGGAACTTCTCAAGCCCCAAGCAAGAGTGATGTCCCAAAATATCCATCATTTACTCCA CATTCTCTGAATATCCGTAAAGGTAAGGGAACTATGGAGAACTCAGGGACTGCTGGTGGTACATTCTCTGAATTTCAAGAAAAGATGCTACTGCCCAAACTGCCTTTTGATGAGAAGTTGCTGCCTAGATATTCAATTCCGGGTGCAAACTTGCTGAGTGCAGCTCCTGATATGTTTCCAAGCTTATCATTGGGATCAAGAGTTGCTGAATCATCTGAAGCTGCCCATAATAATCTTCCAATGCTGCCCTTTTTGCCCAATCTCAAATTCCCACCAGATCCATCGAAGTATAACCAACAAGAACAGGACATGCCTCCAGCATTAGGCCCAAGCCAGATGAAACCTCCATTCCCGTCTTTTCCTGAAACCCATAGGAAGGTTCTAGAAAACCTTATTCTGAGAACTGGAGCTGGATCAAACAGCCTGCTTAAAAAGAAATCGAAGTCAGATATCTGGTCCGAGGATGAGCTTGATTATCTTTGGATAGGCGTTCGTAGGCATGGAAGGGGCAATTGGGAATCTATGATACAGGATCCAAGGTTGAGGTTTTCAAAGTATAAAACCGCTGAGGATTTGGCAGCAAGGTGGGAAGAAGAGCAACTGAAGATCCTGGATGGGCCAGGACTTCCTGCACCGAAACTGCCTGTACCTTCTAGGTCTTCCAATCCTCCTCTTTCTGGGATTTCTGATGCGATGATGGCACGGGCAATGCACGGAGCTTGCTCAGATGGAATGGTAGCACGAACATTGCACGGTACAAAATTCAATGGGCCAATGAAGTTTCATTCACACTTAACGGACATGAGATTGGGCCTTACTGGTCCACCATCCGCTGCACCACATGTAGAACCATCGGATGGACCGCGTGTGAATTGGCTGTTGCCCTATGAATTTTTCGCAGGAAACATTGAAAGACCGTTTGGGTCCACTGGTGCTCCTATGGAGTCGCCGTTTCTTCTAAACTCACTAGGCACTAATTGCTTGGATTCTATTGCAATGCAGCAAAGGCTGAAGCAAAGGGATGCAGCTGGTTTGGGCATAGTGCCTGGCCTTAATAACGCAGGAAGCACTGACCCGGCGTGTTCTAATCCAGTTCTTGATCATAACAACATTCAAAACCTTTCCAAGTCTAAAGGAAAGGAAGAGGCTGCTGGATTTGCATCTCTGAAAAGAAAACTGCCTCATTGGCTTCAAGAAGCAGTGAATGCTCCCGCTAAATCACCAGAGCCTGAGTTGCCTCCTACTTTATCCGCTATAGCACAATCAGTTCGCGTTTTATATGGTGAAGGCTCATCCCAGATTCCTCCGTTTCTTGTTCCTGGACCTCCCCCACCTAAGCCTAAGGATCCTTTGCTCAGattaaagaagaagaaaaagaagaagtcaCATGGACCTAGAGAAGATGTTGCCTCGACCTCCACAGCTCAAGGGACTTCAGGTTCTGGTTTCCCCATGATTGAGGTCGATGCGTGCATGCCTGGGCTCAGTATAGAAACAAGTCAGCCATCTTCATCTGCACCAGTTTCTCCTAAGACTTGCATTGCAGGACTGTCACCTTCTCCTGAAGCTCTTGAATTGGTTGCTACCTGTGAGCCTCAGAAAAAACAAACCGAACGCATGGAACCCGAGGTAGATACTGTTGCTAGGGAAGAAGAATCAGATCATCCAGTTGAAAATGTGGAAGAGAAAGCAAAAGAGGGTTCGCCTGGTTTGGAAGAGCCTGCAGGAAGTGGAGATTCAAGCAAAGCCCGTTCGCAATTGCAGTTGCTAGCGGACGATGGGAAGGAGTACGTATCTTCAGAAGAGACATTATCAGATCATCCTGATGGCTGCGATGAAGCGAAGATTATGGGTCCCTTGTCTAGATACTGA